A genomic region of Gemmata massiliana contains the following coding sequences:
- a CDS encoding helix-turn-helix domain-containing protein, producing the protein MIEAVSEGAMSVRQAMAFTGDSRGRLFQLMDAGVLEWFKAGRDRRITRKSLVEYLAALYVANK; encoded by the coding sequence GTGATCGAGGCCGTGTCCGAAGGTGCAATGTCCGTCCGTCAGGCGATGGCTTTCACCGGCGACTCACGCGGCCGGCTGTTTCAGTTGATGGATGCCGGCGTGCTGGAGTGGTTTAAAGCGGGCCGTGATCGGCGCATCACCCGCAAGTCGCTCGTCGAATACCTTGCGGCCCTCTACGTCGCGAACAAGTAA
- a CDS encoding IS5 family transposase, protein MRTQRYPSDVTDEQWALVEPLIPVYPGGRPRTTSTRDVLDGVFYLLRTGCPWRFLPKEFPPKSTTWRYFDEWRHNGTLDAIHDALREKVRRHGGREPTPSAGSIDTQSVPASEGGEARGYDAHKKVNGRKRHVVVDTLGLLVAVAVTAASDDDGTRAPAVLAKITGEGFPRLRRLWADSKYHNHGLYAWVAQHAGYEIEVVRRPDGETGWVKLPKRWVVERTFAWLKRCRRLTVDREKTIRSSEAMVRLAMIRLMLRRLHPTNDEAPFRYRKSS, encoded by the coding sequence ATGCGAACTCAGCGTTACCCGAGTGACGTGACCGACGAGCAGTGGGCCCTGGTCGAGCCGCTCATCCCGGTGTACCCGGGCGGGCGGCCTCGCACGACCTCGACCCGCGACGTCCTCGACGGCGTCTTCTACCTGTTGCGGACCGGGTGCCCGTGGCGGTTCCTGCCGAAGGAGTTCCCGCCCAAGAGTACCACCTGGCGGTACTTCGACGAGTGGCGGCACAACGGCACGCTCGACGCGATTCACGACGCCCTGCGGGAGAAGGTCCGCCGACACGGCGGCCGCGAGCCGACGCCCTCGGCCGGGAGCATCGACACCCAGTCGGTCCCGGCCAGTGAGGGTGGAGAGGCACGCGGGTACGACGCCCACAAGAAGGTGAACGGCCGGAAACGACACGTGGTGGTGGACACGCTCGGGTTACTCGTGGCGGTAGCGGTCACGGCCGCCAGCGACGATGACGGGACTCGTGCCCCGGCGGTGCTGGCGAAGATCACCGGCGAGGGCTTCCCCCGGCTGCGGCGGCTGTGGGCGGACAGCAAGTACCACAACCACGGCCTGTACGCCTGGGTCGCCCAGCACGCGGGATACGAGATCGAGGTGGTCCGCCGGCCCGATGGCGAGACGGGCTGGGTCAAGTTGCCGAAGCGGTGGGTGGTGGAACGGACGTTCGCCTGGCTGAAGCGATGCCGGCGGCTGACGGTCGATCGGGAGAAGACGATTCGGTCGAGCGAGGCGATGGTCCGGCTGGCCATGATCCGACTCATGCTCCGTCGCCTCCACCCGACCAACGACGAGGCACCGTTCCGCTACCGAAAGAGCTCGTAA
- a CDS encoding histone H1 codes for MAKSPKKKPAAKPKTKLDLNQLAARIVAEATGAAEKTPDRDVGKDPSAVARGAVGGLKGGKARAKSMTKKQRTASAKKASAARWGKEGASDAHGSES; via the coding sequence ATGGCGAAGTCACCGAAGAAGAAGCCGGCCGCAAAGCCGAAGACGAAACTCGACCTCAACCAGCTCGCTGCGCGGATCGTCGCGGAAGCTACTGGCGCGGCCGAGAAGACTCCCGATCGGGACGTGGGGAAAGATCCGAGCGCCGTCGCGCGTGGGGCGGTGGGCGGGTTGAAGGGTGGGAAGGCGCGGGCGAAGTCGATGACCAAGAAACAAAGAACCGCGAGCGCAAAGAAAGCGTCCGCGGCGCGGTGGGGGAAGGAGGGGGCTAGTGACGCTCACGGGAGCGAATCTTGA
- a CDS encoding S8 family serine peptidase encodes MNNGNENFPSTSCRIVDVVALDRDGSIDEYDLLTVIDNAITKYPFVRVWNLSLGRDTPCVDDRHSPLGSALDERMKTHDIVFVCAAGNYETTPLRNWPPDGSIASDEDRICPPADALRGVTVGGIAHLDNRNTCVRQGEPSPFTRRGPAPSFGIKPEVAYPAGNCDKDGRHTQTGIVSIDSNGNETESVGTSYATPLASSVMANLISELTDCPVCGDLQ; translated from the coding sequence TTGAACAACGGCAACGAGAATTTCCCATCTACCTCTTGTCGGATCGTTGATGTTGTTGCTCTCGACCGAGACGGCAGCATCGACGAATACGACCTGCTCACCGTGATCGACAATGCCATTACTAAGTACCCTTTCGTCCGCGTGTGGAATCTCTCGCTCGGTCGCGACACCCCATGCGTAGACGACCGGCACTCCCCGCTCGGAAGCGCTCTCGATGAGCGGATGAAGACGCACGACATTGTGTTTGTGTGTGCTGCCGGCAACTATGAAACCACCCCGCTCCGCAACTGGCCCCCCGACGGGTCAATTGCCTCTGACGAAGACCGGATTTGCCCACCCGCTGACGCACTGCGCGGTGTGACAGTCGGCGGCATAGCTCACTTGGACAACCGCAACACATGCGTCCGTCAGGGCGAGCCGTCGCCATTTACACGCCGCGGCCCTGCCCCTTCATTTGGGATCAAGCCCGAAGTGGCGTACCCGGCCGGAAACTGTGACAAGGACGGACGGCACACCCAGACCGGCATCGTCTCGATCGACAGCAACGGCAACGAGACCGAGAGCGTCGGCACGAGCTACGCCACCCCGCTCGCATCGAGCGTGATGGCGAACCTGATTAGCGAACTTACTGACTGTCCCGTATGTGGTGATTTGCAGTAA
- a CDS encoding ISAs1 family transposase, which yields MSIPLLAVFADVPDPRRETKNKLHELVDILTLATCAVIAGADGWDQVAAFGRAKQTLFAPYLRLPHGVPSPDTFERVFAKLDPDAFADRFGRWMAAACESTGLVHVAIDGKSARRSTKNTFTGCLHLVEAWAVENRLILGQRSVPEGGHEITTAPDLLGALDLTGAVVTVDAAFCQKELVSQIRTQGGHYVVCVKGNQKGLRGAVAEVFARAGEDAFAGCDMGSAVEDGHGREEERYVTVVEDPEGLPSGWADVGAVALVCRERVVNGKPNESTAHYYLTSLRIGAVELAGYIRNHWGIENGLHWCLDIAFREDDSRARAGHAGANLGMIRRVALSLLQRADTKGSIRTRRMKAAWDDQYLLKVLKILTTK from the coding sequence ATGAGTATTCCGCTGCTGGCGGTGTTTGCGGATGTGCCAGACCCGCGCCGCGAAACGAAGAACAAGTTGCATGAGCTGGTGGATATCCTCACGTTGGCCACGTGTGCGGTGATCGCCGGGGCCGACGGGTGGGACCAGGTGGCCGCGTTCGGTCGGGCCAAGCAAACGTTGTTCGCCCCGTACCTGCGGTTGCCCCACGGGGTTCCGAGCCCGGACACGTTCGAGCGCGTGTTCGCCAAGCTGGACCCGGACGCGTTCGCGGACCGGTTCGGGCGCTGGATGGCAGCCGCATGCGAGAGTACCGGCCTGGTGCACGTGGCGATCGATGGTAAGAGCGCCCGGCGGTCCACCAAGAACACGTTCACCGGGTGCTTGCATCTGGTCGAGGCGTGGGCCGTGGAGAACCGGTTGATCCTGGGCCAGCGGTCCGTGCCCGAGGGCGGACACGAGATCACCACGGCCCCAGATCTGTTGGGCGCCCTGGATCTGACGGGCGCGGTGGTGACCGTCGACGCGGCCTTTTGCCAGAAGGAGTTGGTGTCCCAGATCCGCACCCAGGGCGGGCATTACGTGGTGTGCGTGAAGGGGAACCAGAAGGGGTTGCGCGGCGCGGTGGCGGAGGTGTTCGCGCGGGCCGGGGAGGACGCGTTCGCCGGGTGTGACATGGGGTCCGCGGTCGAGGACGGGCACGGGCGCGAGGAAGAGCGGTACGTGACGGTGGTTGAAGATCCGGAAGGGCTACCGAGCGGGTGGGCCGATGTTGGGGCCGTGGCCCTGGTGTGCCGGGAGCGGGTGGTGAACGGGAAGCCGAATGAGAGCACCGCCCATTACTACCTCACCAGCTTGCGGATCGGGGCGGTCGAGCTGGCGGGGTACATCCGCAACCATTGGGGCATTGAGAACGGGCTCCATTGGTGTCTGGACATCGCGTTCCGGGAAGACGACAGCCGGGCTCGGGCCGGACACGCCGGGGCCAACCTGGGCATGATTCGCCGGGTTGCCCTGTCCCTGCTCCAGCGGGCGGACACCAAGGGCAGCATTCGTACTCGACGCATGAAGGCCGCCTGGGACGATCAATACCTGCTCAAAGTGCTTAAGATTCTGACGACTAAATGA